In the genome of Pirellulales bacterium, one region contains:
- a CDS encoding DUF1501 domain-containing protein, with the protein MSNRRPCMMGNTDDDGFLPAGVFTRRDLLRRSSLGFGALALQALLGDEVRAEIAANSLAPHAADLTPKPSHFPAQARAVIMLMQNGGPGQMELFDPKLGLASHAGQTFGEKVEMFQKGSEANKLLASPFKFHAAGKCGMELSEVIPHLASVADDFCLIRSMHSEHNNHTEALVMFNTGKIFPGRPALGSWISYALGTENQNLPAYIVLRDPEGYNTSGTLLWQNAWLPALYRGTEFSSQGPAVLNLRSRVAPPEGAQRDDLELLARLNEEHRRRYPHESELDARIRNYELAARMQLATGETLDLSKETETTQKLYGLDNPETAGYGLRCLMARRLVESGVRFVQIFPPVKPQFQPWDSHTNVKTENEAICAKTDRPSAGLITDLKQRGLLDSTIVLWSGEFGRLPVSQNGSGRDHNRNAFSLIVTGGGFKRGHVHGTTDEVGYRAALDPVSVPDLHATILHQLGFDHRRLAYVHHGRPETLTDAPLTKARVVPDVLQQPVQI; encoded by the coding sequence ATGTCCAATAGACGGCCGTGCATGATGGGCAACACAGACGACGACGGCTTTTTGCCGGCAGGAGTCTTCACGCGTCGCGACTTGCTGCGCCGCTCGAGCCTGGGCTTCGGCGCTTTGGCATTGCAGGCCTTGCTCGGCGACGAGGTCCGCGCGGAAATCGCCGCCAACTCTCTTGCGCCGCACGCTGCCGACTTGACGCCCAAGCCGAGCCACTTTCCGGCCCAGGCGCGGGCCGTGATCATGCTCATGCAGAACGGCGGGCCGGGGCAGATGGAGCTTTTCGATCCCAAGCTGGGCCTGGCCAGCCACGCCGGTCAGACGTTCGGCGAAAAAGTCGAAATGTTTCAGAAAGGGAGCGAAGCCAACAAGCTGTTGGCCAGTCCGTTCAAGTTTCATGCCGCCGGCAAGTGCGGCATGGAACTGTCCGAGGTCATTCCACACCTGGCGAGCGTGGCCGACGATTTCTGCCTCATCCGCTCGATGCATAGCGAGCACAACAACCACACCGAAGCGCTGGTGATGTTCAACACCGGCAAGATTTTTCCCGGCCGACCGGCGCTCGGCTCCTGGATCAGCTACGCCTTGGGGACCGAGAACCAGAACCTGCCTGCGTACATCGTGCTGCGCGATCCCGAGGGCTACAACACCAGCGGAACGCTCCTGTGGCAGAACGCGTGGCTGCCGGCACTCTACCGCGGCACCGAGTTCAGCTCGCAGGGCCCCGCCGTCTTGAACCTGCGCTCGCGCGTGGCGCCGCCCGAGGGTGCGCAGCGCGACGACCTGGAACTGCTGGCGCGTTTGAACGAAGAGCACCGGCGGCGCTATCCGCACGAGTCGGAACTCGACGCCCGGATCCGCAACTACGAACTCGCCGCGCGGATGCAACTGGCCACGGGCGAGACGCTCGACCTTTCCAAAGAGACCGAGACCACGCAAAAGCTATACGGGCTCGACAACCCCGAGACCGCCGGGTACGGGTTGCGCTGCCTGATGGCCCGGCGATTGGTCGAGAGCGGCGTCCGTTTCGTGCAGATCTTTCCACCGGTGAAACCCCAGTTCCAGCCCTGGGATTCGCATACGAACGTCAAAACCGAGAACGAGGCGATTTGCGCGAAGACCGATCGGCCCAGCGCCGGGCTGATCACGGATCTCAAACAGCGCGGTCTGCTGGATTCGACGATCGTCCTGTGGAGCGGCGAATTTGGGCGCTTGCCGGTCTCGCAAAATGGCTCGGGCCGCGATCACAACCGCAACGCGTTTAGCCTAATTGTAACGGGGGGTGGATTTAAACGCGGGCACGTCCATGGTACGACCGACGAAGTGGGGTATCGCGCCGCCCTTGACCCGGTTAGCGTCCCGGACCTGCATGCCACGATCCTGCATCAACTGGGCTTCGACCATCGGCGCCTGGCCTACGTTCATCACGGCCGCCCCGAGACGCTGACCGATGCGCCCCTGACAAAAGCCCGGGTCGTCCCGGATGTGCTCCAGCAGCCCGTGCAGATTTAG
- the malQ gene encoding 4-alpha-glucanotransferase → MDTDCHGIAHQFEDAFGVLRVTSRATRDAIRHAMHADTEPGPEPRVRVLDRRRRAALAVGAGELRLEDGTTLTIENRLPADVPFGYHDFLPRGAQEPIRLIVSPGQCPAPPDRIWGWAAQLYAVRSQTSWGMGDMADLRVLAGWARQLGAGFVLVNPLPAVDPVVPQEPSPYYPTSRRFRNPLYIHIEDVPGAQQLGDDLARLAKAGRALSQTSRIERDKVFVAKQQALEKIWQSFRGAPAFDDFRRQWGAPLRQFATFCTLVEKLGADWSRWPAEYACPEAPAVARFETENLRRVEYHEWLQWLMDVQLAAANRTLPIVQDMPIGIATRGADAWTWQNVLADGVAVGAPPDMYNTQGQNWGIPPWAPRLLKQARYEPFIQTIRALLRHAGGLRIDHVMGLFRLFWIPRGKPPVEGTYVEYPAEDLLNIVALESHRSGAFVVGEDLGTVGKNVRRMLADARILSNRLLWFESHPPSEYPRLALAAVTTHDLPTIAGLWTGSDLAAQEALDLRPNVEATTAIRDRLREMTGLSETASAPDVVRATYRLLAGAPSRIVTATLEDALAVEKRPNMPATIDEWPNWRIPLPQPLETLLESPLARDIAAALSGRSSTKAASPKPATANQADVTGHQVTPVIGPSEQ, encoded by the coding sequence ATGGACACGGATTGCCACGGGATCGCGCATCAGTTCGAAGACGCTTTTGGCGTGCTACGGGTGACCTCGCGGGCCACGCGCGATGCCATTCGGCACGCCATGCATGCCGATACCGAGCCAGGACCTGAGCCGCGCGTGCGCGTGCTCGATCGACGGCGTCGCGCCGCTCTGGCGGTCGGCGCCGGAGAGCTGCGTCTGGAAGACGGCACGACGCTCACGATCGAGAACCGCCTGCCCGCGGATGTCCCTTTCGGCTACCACGACTTTTTGCCGCGAGGGGCACAGGAACCGATTCGCCTGATCGTAAGCCCCGGCCAGTGCCCGGCCCCGCCCGACAGGATTTGGGGGTGGGCCGCGCAGCTCTACGCCGTGCGTTCGCAGACGAGTTGGGGCATGGGAGACATGGCCGACCTGCGAGTCTTGGCCGGATGGGCTCGACAGTTGGGGGCCGGCTTTGTGCTGGTCAATCCGCTGCCGGCCGTCGATCCGGTCGTGCCGCAGGAGCCGAGCCCTTACTATCCGACGAGCCGGCGATTCCGCAATCCGCTCTACATTCACATCGAAGACGTTCCCGGGGCGCAGCAGTTGGGGGACGACCTGGCCCGCTTGGCGAAAGCCGGTCGGGCGCTCAGTCAAACATCGCGCATCGAACGCGACAAGGTGTTCGTCGCGAAGCAGCAGGCACTCGAGAAAATCTGGCAGAGTTTTCGCGGCGCCCCGGCGTTCGATGACTTTCGCCGGCAATGGGGAGCGCCGCTTCGACAGTTCGCCACTTTCTGTACCCTGGTCGAGAAGCTGGGCGCAGACTGGTCGCGCTGGCCGGCCGAATATGCGTGCCCCGAGGCTCCCGCGGTGGCTCGTTTCGAGACGGAAAATCTCCGGCGGGTCGAGTATCACGAGTGGCTGCAATGGCTCATGGATGTGCAACTCGCGGCGGCGAACAGGACGCTACCCATCGTGCAGGATATGCCTATCGGTATCGCGACCCGTGGCGCCGACGCCTGGACCTGGCAGAATGTTCTGGCCGATGGTGTCGCGGTCGGCGCGCCTCCCGACATGTACAACACGCAAGGGCAGAACTGGGGCATTCCTCCCTGGGCTCCGCGTTTGTTGAAGCAAGCCCGCTACGAGCCCTTTATCCAGACAATCCGGGCTCTGCTGCGGCATGCGGGCGGTTTACGGATCGACCACGTGATGGGACTTTTTCGGCTGTTTTGGATCCCGCGCGGCAAGCCTCCGGTCGAAGGAACGTACGTCGAATATCCGGCCGAGGACCTGCTGAACATCGTGGCGCTGGAAAGCCATCGCAGCGGAGCCTTTGTCGTCGGCGAGGATTTAGGGACCGTCGGCAAAAACGTGCGCCGCATGCTGGCCGATGCGAGGATCCTTTCCAACCGGCTTTTGTGGTTCGAGTCGCATCCCCCGAGCGAATATCCCCGCCTGGCGCTCGCCGCGGTGACGACTCATGATTTGCCGACGATCGCGGGCCTTTGGACGGGCAGCGACCTGGCGGCCCAGGAGGCGCTCGACCTGCGACCCAATGTCGAAGCAACGACCGCCATTCGTGATCGGCTGCGGGAGATGACAGGCCTGAGTGAGACGGCCTCGGCCCCCGACGTGGTTCGAGCAACGTACCGGCTCTTGGCCGGAGCGCCTTCGAGAATTGTGACGGCAACCCTTGAAGATGCCTTGGCGGTCGAAAAACGACCAAACATGCCGGCCACGATCGATGAATGGCCGAATTGGCGTATTCCGCTACCGCAACCGCTGGAAACATTGCTCGAATCACCGCTCGCCCGGGATATCGCAGCCGCGCTTTCCGGGCGAAGTTCGACGAAAGCCGCATCGCCAAAGCCGGCTACCGCCAACCAGGCTGACGTAACAGGTCACCAGGTTACTCCTGTTATCGGCCCCTCAGAGCAGTAG